From a region of the Candidatus Omnitrophota bacterium genome:
- a CDS encoding exosortase system-associated protein, TIGR04073 family, protein MRRVLLSGVMGGLIALALSVQSAEANGPTRKLGRGVANLFTAAFELPPRVAQTYDARGAVAALSWGILDGCRAFAVRTAAGAVEMATFLLPWPGAGYEPMVEPEFLLDPHDPVQASLTE, encoded by the coding sequence ATGCGCCGTGTGCTGCTCTCAGGAGTTATGGGGGGACTCATCGCCCTCGCCTTGTCCGTTCAGTCAGCCGAAGCGAATGGCCCCACGCGAAAGCTCGGGCGCGGGGTCGCCAATCTCTTCACCGCCGCGTTTGAGCTGCCTCCCCGCGTGGCTCAAACGTACGACGCCCGCGGAGCCGTGGCCGCCCTCTCCTGGGGCATCCTGGATGGCTGCCGGGCGTTTGCGGTCAGGACGGCGGCCGGTGCGGTTGAGATGGCCACGTTCCTCTTGCCGTGGCCCGGCGCGGGGTACGAGCCGATGGTGGAACCGGAGTTTCTGCTCGATCCGCACGACCCGGTTCAAGCGTCATTGACTGAGTAG
- a CDS encoding outer membrane beta-barrel protein, with amino-acid sequence MRQRLCHALHLTVGVWVLLGPWVITSLAQEAQHLTIRTSAGEMFDDNVTFAKHNTRDDFITILGVGGGWTKETKLRSFDINANLTQRFFARNPDFNTMAEDAHLLWKGELSKYSTFSLANDFTHDVEPRSLEDEFGRTAGRYGYVLNRFNAEYDKTFTKRFGLATRYANDIHVLSRSDLTDSHAHRAGADVTYAVSSATTLLGGYEFSIRDFVPGPSSFTNSALAGFQQYFTPTLYLDGRAGVDVIDTFDGDVLPRPRVRVSLNREPDARTRGALVFERAYTTTTFNQSLFKEWKTSLNYYRQLLRRLSGGLSAFYGQGEYLSTSVKDTFGGVNFGLTYDITKLITGRAAYRVSALDSSEPDRGYVKNTVVLGVTMVF; translated from the coding sequence ATGCGCCAACGCCTGTGCCATGCGCTCCACCTGACCGTCGGGGTGTGGGTGCTCCTCGGCCCCTGGGTGATCACAAGTCTCGCGCAGGAAGCGCAGCATCTCACCATCCGCACCTCGGCAGGCGAGATGTTTGATGACAACGTGACGTTTGCCAAACACAACACGCGGGATGATTTCATCACGATCCTGGGTGTTGGCGGCGGGTGGACGAAGGAAACAAAGCTGCGATCGTTTGACATCAACGCCAATCTCACCCAGCGCTTCTTCGCGCGGAATCCTGATTTCAACACGATGGCAGAAGACGCCCACCTGCTGTGGAAAGGCGAGCTCTCGAAGTATTCCACCTTTTCGCTCGCCAATGACTTTACCCATGATGTGGAGCCGAGGAGTTTAGAGGATGAGTTCGGCAGGACCGCAGGGCGGTACGGCTATGTTTTGAACCGTTTCAATGCCGAGTACGACAAAACCTTCACCAAACGCTTCGGCCTCGCCACGCGATATGCGAACGATATCCATGTGCTCTCCCGCAGCGATCTCACCGATTCCCATGCCCATCGAGCCGGAGCCGATGTGACCTATGCGGTGAGCTCAGCGACAACGCTCCTGGGAGGGTATGAATTTTCCATCCGGGATTTTGTTCCAGGTCCAAGCTCCTTCACCAACTCCGCGCTCGCCGGATTTCAGCAGTACTTCACACCGACCCTCTATCTCGATGGTCGCGCCGGTGTCGATGTCATTGATACCTTCGACGGAGATGTGCTGCCGCGACCGCGCGTCCGCGTTTCACTTAATCGCGAGCCGGATGCCCGGACGCGCGGTGCGCTCGTTTTTGAGCGGGCGTATACCACGACGACCTTCAACCAGAGCCTGTTCAAAGAATGGAAAACGTCGCTCAATTATTATCGCCAACTTTTGCGTCGGCTCTCCGGGGGGCTGTCCGCATTTTATGGGCAGGGAGAATATCTGAGCACCAGCGTCAAGGATACGTTCGGCGGCGTCAATTTTGGACTGACCTATGACATCACGAAGCTGATCACGGGGCGGGCAGCGTATCGGGTATCGGCGCTGGATTCCTCCGAGCCGGATCGGGGCTACGTGAAAAACACCGTCGTTCTTGGCGTCACGATGGTGTTCTAG